A genome region from Schlesneria paludicola DSM 18645 includes the following:
- a CDS encoding phage portal protein, producing the protein MDFAGTSLNVGWNQSSQQSSFGYDAVEDTTRRRQANPTTRSEDVELFTSQRRQLVSQARDMMRNFAIARWAIGKHLDFVARHTFSCQTKTTFDYELQDLMEEWSCDKNLCDITGRHTFPRIVRMTEARAALDGDHLLCPIADGTIQQIESDRLASELGVSADGREVHGVVMNKNGRATGYKIWDRNPWGGYSNPQIIPAASVILHNYFPNERADQVRGIGLVAAGMNDFIDTYEWAGLTKATAKLRTAFAMIISSKSLDGIERGAPSDFGDDSDDETGESCESEPRYDVEFGKGPFKLELEPGEDAKFLTDDSPSTQTFEFFKSAIGFALKALDIPLCFYDESLTNFFGQKAALTMYLESCKTKRQNLVHNVLRPITLWKITQWIAQGRLRLPANGDIKRIPFRWTHAGTPYWNPSQEINADIQAIQAGLKTWEDVYLERTGGDWYRDMLRLKEQQDFLKKNGIQLDPKVMQFMPVDMSSAQQNGGQPA; encoded by the coding sequence ATGGATTTCGCGGGGACATCTTTGAACGTGGGCTGGAACCAATCCAGTCAACAATCGTCATTCGGGTATGACGCCGTTGAAGACACGACGCGACGGCGACAGGCAAACCCGACGACCCGTTCAGAAGACGTCGAACTCTTCACGTCTCAGCGACGCCAGCTTGTTTCACAAGCGCGGGACATGATGCGGAATTTTGCGATCGCTCGATGGGCGATTGGCAAACATCTGGACTTCGTCGCGCGTCACACGTTCAGTTGTCAGACGAAAACGACCTTCGACTACGAGTTGCAAGACTTGATGGAAGAGTGGTCGTGTGACAAAAACCTGTGCGACATCACCGGACGTCACACGTTTCCTCGTATCGTGCGAATGACGGAAGCCCGCGCCGCTCTCGACGGTGATCATCTTTTGTGCCCGATCGCAGATGGCACGATTCAACAGATTGAATCCGATCGTCTGGCCAGTGAACTCGGTGTCTCCGCCGACGGCCGCGAAGTGCACGGCGTTGTGATGAATAAGAATGGCCGGGCGACGGGTTACAAGATTTGGGACCGCAACCCTTGGGGCGGCTATTCAAATCCGCAGATCATTCCCGCGGCGTCCGTCATCCTTCACAACTATTTTCCGAACGAACGCGCTGATCAGGTCCGTGGTATCGGCCTGGTGGCCGCCGGAATGAATGATTTCATTGATACCTACGAGTGGGCTGGTTTGACCAAAGCAACCGCCAAACTCCGTACGGCGTTCGCGATGATCATCTCGAGTAAATCGCTCGACGGGATCGAACGCGGAGCGCCCAGCGATTTCGGCGACGATAGCGATGATGAAACCGGTGAATCGTGTGAGTCGGAACCCCGGTATGACGTGGAGTTCGGAAAGGGGCCATTCAAGCTGGAACTTGAGCCCGGGGAAGACGCCAAATTCCTGACAGACGATTCGCCTTCGACACAGACCTTCGAATTCTTCAAATCGGCAATCGGTTTTGCATTGAAGGCGTTGGACATTCCGCTTTGCTTCTATGACGAGTCGCTGACCAACTTTTTTGGCCAGAAGGCCGCTCTCACGATGTACTTGGAATCGTGCAAGACGAAGCGGCAAAACCTCGTGCACAACGTGTTACGACCGATCACTTTGTGGAAGATCACGCAGTGGATCGCACAAGGCCGTTTGCGGCTGCCAGCAAATGGTGACATCAAGCGGATCCCGTTCCGGTGGACGCATGCGGGCACGCCGTACTGGAATCCAAGTCAGGAAATCAATGCGGACATTCAGGCCATTCAGGCCGGTCTGAAGACGTGGGAAGACGTGTACCTCGAGCGCACGGGCGGCGACTGGTACCGGGACATGTTGCGGCTGAAGGAACAACAAGACTTCCTGAAGAAGAACGGCATCCAGTTGGATCCGAAAGTGATGCAGTTCATGCCGGTCGATATGTCGTCCGCACAGCAGAATGGAGGCCAGCCAGCATGA
- a CDS encoding phage tail tube protein — MTEPNILIGAQRFLRLAVESSWATLPGSPVWVDTPCDDYTVRFKPKNLAGQPRAGLMQRKYSRNVSGHPAGNLVTSLYGWKPTGLLTSLAQAMLEWGFTDHESKAPRSKSAQWVYTSHDDDKQHAGLRVNQATLAGSEAGIKLTLELIGKTETILSGQTSTPPNDRHQLVDFLWEDCSFKLDGTVMPFSSFQWSVQRSVAPVYQNSKVPTSCPKAGWVESFSITPLKSDNSFDVLRNDLEMTELPGELVLKGLHNGTGGPGTDFTVCTVAFPRLSFVDSDESGGVGVIENPLTWNVLKPDTASPSSTMTWTEA, encoded by the coding sequence ATGACGGAACCAAACATCCTGATTGGCGCTCAACGATTCTTACGGCTCGCCGTCGAATCATCGTGGGCCACACTGCCGGGCTCGCCGGTTTGGGTCGATACCCCGTGTGATGACTACACGGTCCGCTTCAAGCCGAAGAACTTGGCGGGGCAACCGCGTGCCGGTCTCATGCAGCGGAAGTACTCGCGGAATGTGTCCGGCCATCCGGCGGGCAATCTGGTCACATCGCTGTACGGCTGGAAGCCGACGGGCCTGTTGACCTCGCTCGCACAAGCAATGCTCGAATGGGGGTTTACCGATCACGAGAGCAAGGCGCCGCGATCAAAGTCCGCACAGTGGGTCTACACGTCTCACGACGACGACAAACAGCACGCGGGACTTCGCGTGAACCAAGCGACGCTCGCAGGTTCTGAGGCCGGCATCAAGTTGACGCTAGAACTGATCGGCAAGACGGAAACCATTCTGTCCGGTCAAACCAGCACTCCCCCGAACGATCGACACCAACTCGTCGATTTCCTGTGGGAAGACTGTTCATTCAAACTCGACGGCACGGTCATGCCGTTCAGTTCGTTCCAGTGGTCGGTGCAACGCAGTGTTGCGCCGGTCTATCAAAACTCGAAAGTGCCGACGTCTTGTCCGAAAGCCGGTTGGGTCGAATCGTTCTCGATCACTCCTCTGAAAAGCGACAATTCGTTCGACGTGCTCCGAAACGATTTGGAGATGACAGAACTCCCCGGAGAGCTCGTCTTAAAGGGGTTGCACAACGGCACGGGTGGCCCAGGTACCGACTTTACAGTGTGTACGGTCGCGTTCCCGCGGCTGTCGTTTGTTGATTCGGATGAAAGCGGCGGCGTCGGAGTGATCGAGAATCCGCTCACGTGGAACGTGCTCAAACCAGATACGGCGTCGCCGAGTTCGACGATGACGTGGACGGAAGCGTGA
- a CDS encoding thioredoxin family protein, with translation MHSVRQACTQVLIGIAVAFGIALCGLNRSNSSSGSVNIMIGAGGNETVQATIYSAEWCGPCRGYVADVERELPPDGWIVKRANATDAKSAHVLIQKDDATFAAVGVHSIPCTIIRRNGKEVKRIQGRITPDALATAINTERAKP, from the coding sequence ATGCATTCTGTTCGCCAAGCCTGTACTCAAGTCCTGATCGGGATCGCCGTCGCCTTCGGGATCGCTTTGTGTGGACTGAACCGCTCGAACAGTTCATCCGGATCGGTCAACATCATGATCGGTGCCGGCGGAAACGAAACGGTGCAAGCCACGATCTACAGCGCCGAGTGGTGTGGGCCTTGTCGTGGTTACGTTGCCGATGTCGAACGCGAACTACCGCCCGACGGGTGGATCGTAAAGAGAGCGAACGCGACGGACGCGAAGTCGGCTCACGTGCTGATCCAAAAGGATGATGCCACGTTCGCCGCCGTGGGCGTGCATTCGATCCCTTGCACAATCATTCGCCGCAACGGCAAGGAAGTGAAACGCATTCAAGGCCGGATCACACCCGACGCTTTGGCAACCGCAATCAACACGGAAAGGGCGAAACCGTGA
- a CDS encoding host-nuclease inhibitor Gam family protein codes for MPRPTDLGSEISVKSIDDADLALAELSWLQNEQARLDAITKQKIDALKDEYDAKKVVTLYADDPEQTVTVSFADRVATLTGPLTKWVTKHIASHFKGKKKSVDRLHGTLGLRQQPRVVMVGKETSAAKVLDAIDEKTGIVTAANGLLTRKQSELGGQAKDWISIEVKLDLAAINAAIEEKRIERATVEELGLIIRDAYDDAVIKPAKTIVSAE; via the coding sequence ATGCCGCGCCCGACAGATCTTGGATCGGAAATTTCCGTCAAATCGATCGACGACGCCGATCTGGCATTGGCGGAACTGTCCTGGCTTCAGAATGAGCAAGCCAGATTGGACGCGATCACCAAACAGAAAATCGACGCACTGAAAGACGAGTACGACGCGAAAAAGGTCGTCACGCTGTACGCCGATGATCCCGAACAGACGGTCACAGTCTCGTTTGCGGACCGCGTCGCCACTCTGACGGGCCCGTTGACGAAGTGGGTCACGAAACACATCGCGTCTCACTTCAAGGGCAAGAAAAAGTCGGTCGATCGACTGCACGGCACGCTCGGACTACGTCAGCAACCGCGCGTCGTCATGGTCGGCAAGGAAACGAGTGCGGCCAAGGTCTTAGACGCGATCGACGAGAAGACCGGCATTGTCACGGCCGCGAACGGATTGCTCACTCGGAAGCAAAGCGAACTCGGTGGTCAGGCCAAGGACTGGATTTCGATCGAAGTGAAACTCGATCTGGCTGCGATCAACGCGGCGATCGAGGAAAAGCGGATCGAACGGGCGACGGTCGAAGAACTCGGCCTGATCATTCGCGATGCGTACGACGACGCGGTCATTAAGCCCGCGAAAACGATCGTTTCGGCAGAGTAG
- a CDS encoding major capsid protein: MPNYPTLLDMAKRNGRDRAVPLIQETSKLMPEISGKNMDGSTIPGVGQVRTIKGISYETLVRIKNPTVGFRNANEGTNVDAGKYENRTVETFIMNPRWEADKAVADRAEDGPDAFIADEAIAIYEATNQTLGYQFYYGRNSGGDQKGHPGLIDSVSDTYTIDATGTGNACGSVWAVKFGPGDVQWIWGQNGALDIPDKTVETVYRNGKPMKAYVQDMLAYPGVQVGSVRSIGRIKNVSAAKPLTDALLYALIEAMDVQPDVLFMPKKLLGQLRASRTTFNATGSPAPRPTDIEGIPIAATQSLTFTETAV, translated from the coding sequence ATGCCGAATTACCCAACCCTGTTGGACATGGCAAAGCGCAACGGCCGCGATCGAGCCGTTCCGCTGATTCAGGAAACGTCGAAGCTGATGCCCGAAATTTCGGGCAAGAACATGGACGGTTCGACGATCCCCGGAGTCGGTCAGGTCCGCACCATCAAGGGGATTTCTTACGAGACACTCGTCCGCATCAAGAACCCGACTGTTGGGTTCCGAAATGCGAACGAAGGTACGAACGTTGACGCCGGTAAGTATGAAAACCGCACCGTCGAAACGTTCATTATGAATCCGCGGTGGGAAGCCGACAAAGCGGTCGCTGATCGTGCAGAAGATGGACCAGACGCTTTCATCGCCGATGAAGCGATTGCCATCTATGAAGCCACCAATCAAACACTCGGATATCAGTTCTATTATGGTCGGAACAGTGGCGGCGATCAGAAGGGTCACCCCGGCCTGATCGACTCTGTGAGCGATACCTACACCATCGACGCGACCGGAACCGGTAACGCCTGTGGTTCGGTTTGGGCGGTCAAATTTGGACCGGGCGATGTTCAGTGGATTTGGGGACAGAATGGTGCATTGGACATTCCGGACAAGACCGTAGAGACGGTCTACCGAAACGGAAAACCAATGAAAGCCTACGTTCAAGACATGCTCGCCTACCCAGGTGTGCAAGTCGGTTCGGTCCGGTCGATCGGGCGAATCAAGAACGTCTCGGCCGCAAAGCCGCTCACCGATGCGCTTCTGTACGCGTTGATCGAAGCAATGGACGTTCAGCCGGACGTCTTGTTCATGCCGAAGAAGCTGCTCGGCCAACTCCGAGCCAGCCGAACCACGTTTAACGCGACCGGTTCACCCGCGCCGCGACCGACTGATATCGAAGGGATTCCGATCGCCGCGACCCAGTCTCTGACTTTCACCGAAACCGCTGTCTGA
- a CDS encoding terminase gpA endonuclease subunit, translating into MAKKKTAAAPGGDDRDAAQRHSDQCAARSRENFKKKAELGELEPVADPKRKAACKKSLAKFLAVYFPETTGLSPFSDDHKRVIRRLERAIRTGGRSFNLVYRGFAKTTISVNSCLWAMLYGYRRLIVLVGASRDAGKELLDAIKAELEGNELLAEDFPEVCQAIEAIEGKVQRCASQTYQGKLTGLRWTKDRIVFPTIEGSIASGASVVTRGVTSQIRGIGKRGKKQQRPDLVICDDLQTDASAASPNQVKKRLKILSKSILKLAGHSSTIACVVNGTIIERNDLMDRLRDPLQYPGWQGETVKMVKDWATAHETLWLGEYARLRRTFDPSDPDDQERAHAAANAFYLANRKAMDAGCKVSWASCYDPENEHSAIQHAYNYLIDDGQEVFACECQSEPLAEGNEADQLRAGDVIHKLSGLAHREVPPNVRALTAYIDTQDESFWYVVTAWTSSYTGYVIDYGAWPDQGTRDTSKKSLRIKLADKYAEYNNREPRWRAGLSDLCDEVLGREWLDSDKRVYKITHAFVDAADGDSSGPIRNWVVSSRRWRTILRCSMGIGLRPADVPLNERPVDPKTELRRGLNWIEKRDRKTPGGSITWIDTNSWKTFLMNRWRAASPYNAKLGEDYRPDEPGALYLWGTDAHTHSTFGVHQTSESFTRLKHEKSGRSMDFWDEKPNRPDNEWFDGAVGCCVLADVAGGVSLRDAGLKTVVKRKPRRTKKATYLSM; encoded by the coding sequence ATGGCCAAAAAGAAGACCGCCGCCGCCCCCGGTGGCGATGATCGTGATGCCGCCCAACGTCACAGCGACCAATGTGCGGCCCGCTCACGTGAGAACTTCAAGAAAAAGGCCGAACTGGGCGAACTGGAACCGGTCGCGGATCCAAAACGGAAGGCAGCCTGTAAGAAATCGCTGGCCAAGTTTTTGGCAGTCTACTTTCCGGAAACGACTGGCCTATCACCGTTCTCAGACGACCATAAGCGCGTCATCCGGCGACTTGAACGAGCCATCCGGACCGGTGGACGGTCATTCAACTTGGTCTATCGAGGTTTTGCCAAGACTACGATTTCGGTCAATTCCTGTCTCTGGGCCATGTTGTACGGGTACCGCCGCCTGATCGTGCTCGTCGGTGCGTCGCGTGATGCCGGTAAAGAACTTTTGGACGCGATCAAAGCCGAACTTGAAGGTAATGAATTGCTGGCCGAGGACTTCCCTGAAGTCTGCCAAGCGATTGAGGCGATCGAGGGAAAAGTTCAGCGTTGCGCTTCGCAGACGTACCAAGGCAAACTCACCGGACTTCGCTGGACCAAAGATCGAATCGTATTTCCCACCATTGAGGGGAGCATTGCGAGCGGTGCGTCAGTGGTCACGCGAGGGGTCACGTCGCAGATTCGCGGCATCGGCAAACGCGGAAAGAAACAACAGCGTCCCGATTTGGTGATTTGCGACGATCTTCAGACCGACGCTTCAGCCGCTTCGCCGAATCAGGTTAAAAAGCGACTGAAGATCCTGAGCAAGTCGATTTTGAAATTGGCCGGGCATTCTTCCACCATCGCTTGCGTGGTCAACGGCACGATCATTGAGCGCAATGACTTGATGGATCGTTTACGGGATCCGCTGCAGTATCCCGGGTGGCAGGGTGAAACGGTCAAGATGGTCAAAGATTGGGCAACCGCTCACGAAACGCTGTGGCTTGGGGAATACGCCCGATTGCGTCGCACATTTGATCCGTCTGACCCTGATGACCAAGAACGAGCACACGCCGCGGCGAATGCGTTCTATCTCGCGAACCGGAAAGCGATGGATGCCGGTTGCAAAGTATCGTGGGCCAGTTGCTATGACCCTGAAAACGAACACTCCGCAATTCAACATGCGTACAACTATCTGATCGACGACGGTCAGGAAGTGTTCGCCTGCGAATGCCAGTCTGAACCGCTGGCGGAAGGGAATGAGGCCGATCAACTGAGAGCGGGCGACGTCATTCACAAGCTCTCGGGTCTGGCTCATCGCGAAGTGCCGCCTAATGTCCGCGCGCTGACCGCGTACATCGACACTCAGGACGAATCGTTCTGGTACGTCGTCACGGCATGGACGTCCAGTTACACGGGATACGTGATCGACTACGGCGCATGGCCCGACCAAGGCACGCGTGACACAAGCAAAAAGTCCCTACGAATCAAGCTGGCCGACAAGTACGCCGAATACAACAATCGCGAACCGCGATGGCGGGCAGGCCTGTCGGATTTGTGTGATGAAGTACTCGGCCGCGAATGGCTGGACTCTGACAAGCGGGTTTACAAGATCACACACGCATTTGTGGACGCGGCCGACGGAGATTCATCTGGCCCAATCCGCAATTGGGTCGTTTCGTCACGTCGCTGGCGGACGATCTTGCGTTGTTCGATGGGTATCGGCTTACGTCCCGCCGACGTGCCATTGAACGAACGTCCGGTCGACCCAAAGACCGAACTTCGCCGCGGACTCAACTGGATCGAAAAGCGCGACCGCAAGACGCCGGGCGGATCCATTACGTGGATCGATACGAACAGTTGGAAAACGTTCCTCATGAATCGCTGGCGGGCGGCATCGCCCTATAACGCGAAACTTGGAGAGGACTACCGACCCGACGAACCGGGCGCTCTCTATCTGTGGGGAACGGACGCCCACACGCATTCGACGTTCGGCGTGCATCAGACATCGGAATCGTTCACGCGGCTCAAGCATGAGAAGAGTGGTCGATCGATGGACTTTTGGGACGAGAAACCGAATCGGCCGGATAACGAATGGTTTGACGGCGCGGTCGGGTGTTGCGTGCTTGCCGACGTCGCTGGCGGTGTGTCGCTACGGGATGCCGGGCTGAAAACGGTTGTGAAACGAAAACCACGTCGCACGAAGAAGGCGACTTACCTCAGTATGTGA
- a CDS encoding ribbon-helix-helix protein, CopG family, protein MSHYRKASGFVHRVTVEIPLKEFKRLEQRARAEGKSISQCAYEQLGPWLKTLPTQPPAEAA, encoded by the coding sequence ATGAGCCATTACCGCAAGGCGAGCGGTTTCGTCCATCGTGTGACCGTCGAAATCCCCCTGAAGGAATTCAAGCGACTTGAGCAACGAGCACGCGCCGAAGGGAAATCGATCAGCCAGTGTGCCTACGAACAACTCGGCCCCTGGCTCAAGACTCTACCGACCCAACCGCCGGCGGAAGCCGCCTGA
- a CDS encoding carbon storage regulator, with amino-acid sequence MLVLSRKTSEAIIVNELVVVRVVRIGPGSVRLGISAPADWHIRREELPAMEKEIEIPFDGTDPDAFSALAGV; translated from the coding sequence ATGCTTGTTCTCTCACGGAAGACTAGCGAAGCGATCATCGTGAACGAACTCGTTGTCGTTCGCGTGGTACGTATCGGCCCCGGTTCGGTGCGATTGGGAATTTCCGCCCCCGCCGACTGGCACATTCGTCGCGAAGAATTACCCGCGATGGAAAAGGAAATTGAAATCCCGTTCGACGGTACAGACCCCGACGCGTTCTCGGCACTGGCGGGGGTTTGA
- a CDS encoding DNA cytosine methyltransferase gives MRKLHVNHLHSKRWMIVDNFAGGGGASTGIEMAVNRSPDVAINHDPEALAMHAANHPFTRHYATDVFEVDPQVVVRGKPVGLAWFSPDCTHHSKARGGKPIREAGKKSRGLAWVVVNWAKATRPRVIMLENVEEFAQWGPLVKTPRGDVPCPARRGKTFKKWVRSLERLGYRVEWRELRACDFGSPTIRKRLFVVARCDGQQIVWPNPTHGKPGTPDVVSGKLLPWRTAAEIIDWDLSCPSIFMSSEVGKAIGVKRPLAENTLKRIAAGLKRYVIDNPRPFIVCCNHGGDWFRGRGLDHPMSTVTGSKGDALVAPFVASPAHSTTTGRGPNVWNADTPLRTVTGSNDKCVVAPYLTAYHGQKVDGSTSRSIEMSEPLRTPDTQNRFGFVAPVMTYAQQGGLNRSASEPLHTLTASRKDQNAVIAPVLSREFGKSVGCSVTSPVPTVMPAGQGKTSVVQAFLAQHNTGVIGHRADTPLSTITGRGTQQQIVEAAFLSHSYTSNTRGGEGRPETPLKTVVAGGQHHACVKAFLLKYYSEGGQHQACHQPVHTIPTVDRLGVVKVDEVEYEIVDIGMRMLTARELFRAQGFPDSYKIDVPAANRRGTVRPLPKDAQVRMCGNSVCPQVAAALVSANCAWLVETGVSVKKTRQLEFAGV, from the coding sequence ATGCGAAAGCTACATGTCAATCACCTACATTCCAAACGATGGATGATCGTTGACAACTTTGCTGGGGGCGGCGGGGCCTCGACCGGCATTGAAATGGCGGTCAATCGATCCCCCGACGTCGCGATCAATCACGACCCCGAAGCATTGGCCATGCACGCGGCAAATCATCCATTCACGAGACACTACGCGACAGACGTGTTCGAAGTGGATCCGCAGGTTGTCGTACGCGGCAAGCCGGTCGGATTAGCTTGGTTTTCCCCTGATTGCACACACCATTCGAAAGCGCGTGGCGGCAAACCGATCCGCGAAGCGGGTAAGAAATCTCGCGGCCTCGCGTGGGTTGTCGTCAACTGGGCAAAAGCCACCAGACCGCGCGTGATCATGCTGGAAAACGTCGAAGAGTTTGCTCAATGGGGCCCGCTGGTGAAAACGCCGCGGGGTGACGTTCCTTGCCCGGCGCGTCGTGGCAAGACGTTTAAGAAATGGGTGCGTTCGCTCGAGCGGCTTGGATACCGCGTCGAATGGCGTGAACTGCGGGCTTGTGACTTCGGATCACCAACCATTCGAAAGCGACTGTTCGTCGTCGCCCGTTGTGATGGTCAACAGATCGTTTGGCCAAACCCGACGCATGGTAAACCCGGCACGCCCGATGTCGTCTCTGGAAAACTGCTGCCGTGGCGAACCGCTGCGGAAATCATTGATTGGGATTTGTCGTGCCCGTCGATTTTCATGTCGTCCGAGGTTGGCAAAGCGATCGGAGTGAAACGCCCCCTTGCAGAAAACACGCTGAAACGCATCGCGGCCGGCTTGAAGCGATATGTGATCGACAACCCTCGACCGTTCATCGTGTGTTGCAATCATGGCGGTGACTGGTTTCGCGGCCGTGGCCTCGACCATCCCATGTCGACTGTCACCGGCAGCAAAGGCGATGCGTTGGTCGCCCCGTTTGTCGCTTCACCAGCACACAGCACGACGACCGGTCGCGGTCCAAACGTGTGGAACGCGGACACGCCTTTAAGGACGGTCACCGGTTCAAACGACAAATGTGTGGTTGCGCCGTACTTGACCGCGTATCACGGCCAGAAAGTTGACGGCAGTACTTCCCGTTCGATCGAGATGAGCGAACCGCTCAGAACACCCGACACGCAAAACCGATTTGGGTTCGTCGCTCCCGTCATGACTTATGCGCAGCAAGGCGGCTTGAACCGCTCCGCGTCCGAGCCGTTGCATACGCTCACGGCCAGCCGAAAAGATCAAAACGCGGTCATCGCCCCGGTTCTCTCCCGTGAATTCGGTAAATCCGTCGGTTGTTCGGTGACAAGTCCCGTTCCGACGGTCATGCCAGCCGGGCAGGGCAAAACCTCAGTCGTTCAGGCGTTTTTGGCCCAACACAATACGGGCGTCATCGGTCACCGAGCCGACACGCCATTGTCGACGATCACGGGGCGGGGCACGCAACAACAAATCGTCGAAGCGGCGTTCCTCAGTCATTCCTACACGAGCAACACGCGCGGCGGAGAAGGGCGACCGGAAACACCGCTCAAGACGGTTGTCGCTGGTGGGCAGCATCATGCTTGCGTCAAAGCGTTCTTGCTGAAGTATTACTCGGAAGGCGGGCAGCATCAGGCCTGTCACCAACCAGTGCATACCATTCCGACCGTCGACCGTTTGGGCGTGGTGAAGGTGGACGAAGTCGAGTACGAAATCGTTGATATCGGGATGCGAATGCTAACCGCCCGCGAGTTGTTTCGAGCTCAAGGGTTTCCCGATTCCTACAAGATCGACGTTCCGGCGGCGAACCGTCGCGGAACTGTGCGACCTTTGCCGAAGGATGCTCAAGTCCGCATGTGCGGCAACAGCGTCTGCCCCCAAGTTGCCGCCGCTTTGGTGAGCGCGAATTGTGCATGGCTTGTGGAAACCGGTGTTTCCGTCAAGAAAACACGGCAACTTGAATTTGCGGGGGTGTAA
- a CDS encoding helix-turn-helix transcriptional regulator — MIIEDRVRKNLRRLEAMGYKQHELANLAGISRVSINTIMNKDAEPKIQTCERLAVSLGLDPMAIFFSEEQFEAELEKIAVMST, encoded by the coding sequence ATGATCATCGAAGACCGCGTCAGAAAGAATCTTCGGCGGTTGGAAGCGATGGGATACAAGCAGCATGAGCTCGCAAACCTCGCGGGAATCAGCCGTGTTTCGATCAACACGATCATGAACAAAGATGCTGAACCGAAGATCCAAACGTGCGAGCGACTCGCCGTTTCGTTGGGCCTAGACCCAATGGCAATTTTCTTCAGCGAAGAGCAGTTCGAAGCCGAACTAGAAAAAATCGCTGTCATGTCGACTTGA
- a CDS encoding phage virion morphogenesis protein, with product MLTVRFSNAGGRAWINSIRSDLSAATPVILDQCGSKLVGLARIYFDNLSRGRTGFSGRKWPAPKASTVARREALARRGLLRAPPTVQGVLTGRMQASLTYFTAADSVRVAYDAPHAHWFNIRRRLIPTVLPRVWRNALDYVVIQYFYRQIKDGKD from the coding sequence GTGCTTACGGTCCGTTTTTCTAACGCAGGTGGTCGCGCGTGGATTAATTCGATTCGCTCGGATTTGTCCGCCGCGACGCCTGTCATTCTCGATCAATGCGGAAGCAAGCTTGTCGGACTGGCCCGCATCTACTTCGACAATTTGTCGCGTGGGCGAACGGGTTTCAGCGGGCGAAAGTGGCCAGCCCCGAAGGCCTCGACCGTCGCTCGGCGCGAGGCGCTTGCTCGACGGGGACTTCTGCGAGCCCCACCGACGGTGCAGGGGGTTCTGACAGGCCGCATGCAAGCCAGCCTGACTTACTTCACAGCGGCTGACAGCGTGCGCGTCGCTTACGACGCTCCGCATGCACACTGGTTCAACATCCGGCGGCGACTGATTCCAACGGTTCTTCCTCGTGTCTGGCGGAATGCGTTGGACTACGTGGTGATTCAATACTTTTACCGACAAATCAAGGATGGAAAAGACTGA